From a region of the Myroides sp. JBRI-B21084 genome:
- the groL gene encoding chaperonin GroEL (60 kDa chaperone family; promotes refolding of misfolded polypeptides especially under stressful conditions; forms two stacked rings of heptamers to form a barrel-shaped 14mer; ends can be capped by GroES; misfolded proteins enter the barrel where they are refolded when GroES binds) has product MAKDIKFDIEARDGLKRGVDALANAVKVTLGPKGRNVIISKSFGAPHVTKDGVSVAKEVELADTLENMGAQMVKEVASKTNDLAGDGTTTATVLAQAIVKEGLKNVAAGANPMDLKRGIDKAVDAIVKDLASQAQEVGSTTDKIKQVASISANNDEVIGELIAEAFGKVGKEGVITVEEAKGTDTYVDVVEGMQFDRGYLSPYFVTNPEKMETEFENPYILLYDKKISSLKELLPVLEPVAQSGKALLIIAEDVDGEALSTLVVNKLRGALKIAAVKAPGFGDRRKAMLEDIAILTGGTVIAEESGYTLENATLEMLGTAERVSIDKDNTTIVNGAGNSDLIKNRVNQIKAQMETTTSDYDREKLQERLAKLAGGVAVLYVGAASEVEMKEKKDRVDDALHATRAAVEEGIVAGGGVALLRAKNALGTVDALNADEKTGIQIVSRAIESPLRTIVENAGLEGSVIVAKVGEGTGNFGYNAKTDEYVDMLAAGIIDPKKVTRVALENAASVAGMILTTECALVDIKEEGANQMPMGGGMPGMM; this is encoded by the coding sequence ATGGCAAAAGATATTAAATTCGATATTGAAGCACGCGACGGTTTAAAACGCGGTGTTGATGCATTAGCTAATGCAGTTAAAGTAACTTTAGGTCCTAAAGGGCGTAACGTAATTATTTCTAAATCTTTTGGTGCACCACACGTTACTAAAGACGGTGTTTCGGTTGCTAAAGAAGTTGAATTGGCAGACACTTTAGAAAACATGGGCGCGCAAATGGTAAAAGAAGTAGCGTCTAAAACCAACGATTTAGCGGGTGATGGTACTACTACTGCAACCGTTTTAGCACAAGCTATTGTAAAAGAAGGATTAAAAAACGTTGCCGCAGGTGCTAACCCTATGGATTTAAAACGCGGTATTGATAAAGCCGTTGATGCTATTGTGAAAGATTTAGCTTCGCAAGCGCAAGAAGTAGGTTCTACTACCGATAAAATTAAACAAGTTGCTTCTATTTCTGCAAATAACGACGAAGTTATTGGTGAATTAATTGCCGAAGCTTTTGGTAAAGTGGGTAAAGAAGGGGTAATTACTGTTGAAGAAGCTAAAGGTACCGATACGTATGTTGATGTGGTAGAAGGTATGCAGTTTGACAGAGGATACTTATCGCCTTATTTTGTGACCAACCCAGAAAAAATGGAAACAGAATTTGAAAATCCGTACATTTTATTATACGATAAAAAAATATCTTCATTAAAAGAATTATTACCGGTTTTAGAACCAGTGGCACAATCAGGTAAAGCATTATTAATTATTGCCGAAGATGTTGATGGCGAAGCTTTATCTACCCTAGTAGTTAACAAATTACGCGGTGCATTAAAAATTGCTGCTGTAAAAGCGCCAGGTTTTGGTGACCGTAGAAAAGCTATGTTAGAAGACATTGCTATTTTAACAGGTGGAACTGTTATTGCAGAAGAAAGCGGTTACACATTAGAAAACGCTACTTTAGAAATGTTAGGAACTGCTGAACGCGTTTCTATTGATAAAGACAATACTACCATTGTTAACGGCGCAGGTAATTCTGACTTGATTAAAAACAGAGTAAACCAAATTAAAGCGCAAATGGAAACTACTACATCTGACTACGATCGTGAAAAATTACAAGAACGTTTGGCTAAATTAGCTGGAGGTGTAGCGGTATTGTATGTTGGCGCAGCTTCGGAAGTTGAAATGAAAGAGAAAAAAGACCGTGTAGACGACGCTTTACACGCAACACGTGCCGCTGTTGAAGAAGGTATTGTTGCAGGTGGTGGTGTTGCTTTACTACGTGCTAAAAATGCATTGGGTACTGTTGATGCATTAAATGCCGATGAAAAAACAGGTATTCAAATTGTTTCGCGCGCTATTGAATCGCCTTTAAGAACCATTGTTGAAAACGCTGGTTTAGAAGGTTCGGTAATTGTAGCAAAAGTAGGCGAAGGTACTGGTAACTTTGGTTACAACGCTAAAACCGATGAGTACGTTGATATGCTTGCTGCAGGTATCATTGATCCTAAAAAAGTAACGCGCGTAGCTTTAGAAAACGCTGCTTCGGTTGCAGGTATGATCTTAACTACAGAATGTGCTTTAGTTGATATTAAAGAAGAAGGTGCCAACCAAATGCCTATGGGCGGCGGTATGCCAGGTATGATGTAA
- a CDS encoding tetratricopeptide repeat protein yields the protein MNAQQYVQWLNNPYQLSSEQAAMLQNIVNQYPYLQSARALYLKTLHQQRSFLYNNELKKTAAYTTDRDVLFDYIISDEFIAYKPLQIEDVTVVDVDYIEFKKPEPTLDENIEKRLLNTLVYIENQEKETGLIQKIDQISKSKSEAKQEKNQAVVANNSLEQLEEKLEVGTPLDFSENDKFSFNEWLKLTSPNAIQQENEEDLNKNQPKTTLQNKEILENNTEETIPNKQKKMELIDRFIEANPKITPSKTAVTPAINLDRNEEEEPYYMTETLARIYLEQKKYQKAIQAYEILILKYPEKSSLFANRISDIKKLQEFNNI from the coding sequence ATGAATGCACAACAATACGTACAGTGGTTAAACAACCCTTACCAACTAAGCAGTGAACAAGCAGCAATGCTACAAAATATTGTAAATCAATACCCTTATTTACAATCGGCCAGAGCCCTGTATTTAAAAACATTGCACCAACAACGCAGCTTTTTATACAATAACGAATTAAAAAAAACCGCTGCCTACACAACTGATCGCGATGTGTTGTTTGATTATATCATTTCGGATGAATTTATAGCTTACAAACCATTGCAAATTGAAGATGTAACGGTGGTTGATGTTGATTATATTGAATTTAAAAAACCCGAACCTACTTTAGACGAAAATATTGAAAAAAGACTTTTAAACACATTGGTTTATATAGAAAACCAAGAAAAGGAAACTGGTTTAATTCAAAAAATAGATCAAATATCTAAATCTAAATCCGAAGCAAAACAAGAAAAAAACCAAGCTGTTGTTGCTAACAACTCACTTGAACAACTTGAAGAAAAGTTAGAAGTAGGCACGCCTTTAGATTTCTCTGAAAACGATAAATTTTCGTTTAATGAATGGTTAAAATTAACATCTCCAAACGCAATTCAACAGGAAAACGAAGAAGATTTAAACAAAAATCAACCAAAAACAACTTTACAAAACAAAGAAATTTTAGAAAATAATACAGAAGAAACAATTCCTAACAAACAAAAAAAAATGGAATTGATTGACCGTTTTATAGAGGCAAATCCAAAAATAACACCAAGCAAAACGGCCGTTACACCTGCAATAAACCTTGATCGCAACGAAGAAGAAGAACCTTATTACATGACTGAAACGTTGGCGCGGATTTACTTAGAACAAAAAAAATATCAAAAAGCCATACAAGCTTATGAAATTTTAATTTTGAAATATCCAGAAAAAAGTAGTTTATTTGCAAATCGAATTTCCGATATAAAAAAATTACAAGAATTCAATAATATATAA
- the secG gene encoding preprotein translocase subunit SecG, giving the protein MNMFTVFLVLITIVAVLLIIVIMIQNPKGGGLDSSLGGSTSVGGVQNTNKFLDKSTWTLAVALVVLILVSSLSFNSGYSNESKILDPNTVAPQPTALPNAAAPAQQPAQNTAAQPATQNSQAQPAK; this is encoded by the coding sequence ATAAATATGTTTACAGTTTTTTTAGTGTTAATAACAATTGTTGCAGTACTTTTAATAATCGTAATTATGATTCAAAACCCTAAAGGTGGTGGTTTAGATTCATCGTTAGGTGGTTCAACATCGGTTGGTGGGGTACAAAACACCAACAAATTTTTAGATAAAAGTACATGGACTTTAGCAGTTGCTTTAGTGGTTTTAATTTTAGTATCTAGTTTAAGCTTTAATTCAGGCTATTCTAACGAATCTAAAATTTTAGATCCAAACACGGTAGCTCCACAACCAACAGCTTTACCTAATGCAGCGGCACCAGCACAACAACCTGCACAAAATACAGCGGCACAACCTGCAACACAAAACAGTCAGGCACAACCCGCAAAATAA
- a CDS encoding co-chaperone GroES — MALNMKPLADRVIIEPAAAETQTASGIIIPDTAKEKPQKGTVVATGNGKKDEPLTVKVGDTVLYGKYAGTELKFEGKDYLIMREEDIFAII, encoded by the coding sequence ATGGCATTAAACATGAAACCGTTGGCAGACCGCGTTATTATTGAACCGGCTGCAGCTGAGACTCAAACTGCTTCAGGAATCATTATTCCAGACACTGCAAAAGAAAAACCTCAAAAAGGAACTGTTGTTGCTACAGGAAATGGCAAAAAAGACGAGCCACTAACTGTGAAAGTAGGTGATACTGTTTTATATGGCAAATATGCTGGCACCGAATTAAAATTTGAAGGTAAAGACTACCTAATCATGCGCGAAGAAGATATTTTCGCAATTATATAA
- a CDS encoding helix-turn-helix transcriptional regulator, whose product MASKHNLISRLTRIVELFQLHSTNGLSFEEVNEHLKSTFTDENQSISLRTFQRDLKDIESSLKIKITFNKIKKKYVLDENSTENSLKNSQLFTLESLKMLHIAQDVAESNFILLEERTATGLENYNCIKNAICLKKHLEFHYQKFDQYKSNRRKLMPLALKESKNRWYVVGYELQNGLKINQLKTFALDRMYQCEATTTFVLNNPINVANHFTDFLGVTTKPLDGFAEKVHVTIETSIEYGKYFSTLPIHPSQKTEIINGKTIINLQLIPTTELVAELLSHNHQIKVTQPKKLIETIKKILSQNLKQYN is encoded by the coding sequence ATGGCAAGTAAACACAATTTAATAAGCAGATTAACCCGTATTGTTGAACTTTTTCAATTACATAGTACAAACGGTTTAAGTTTTGAAGAAGTTAACGAACACTTAAAAAGTACATTTACAGATGAAAATCAAAGTATTTCATTGCGTACATTTCAACGCGATTTAAAAGATATTGAATCATCGTTAAAAATTAAAATTACATTTAATAAAATAAAGAAAAAGTATGTTTTAGACGAGAATAGTACTGAAAACTCACTAAAAAACAGTCAGTTGTTTACATTAGAAAGCCTTAAAATGTTACACATAGCACAAGATGTTGCCGAAAGTAATTTTATATTGTTAGAAGAACGTACAGCAACTGGTTTAGAAAATTACAATTGTATAAAAAATGCCATTTGCTTAAAAAAACATTTAGAATTTCATTATCAAAAGTTTGATCAGTACAAAAGCAATCGTAGAAAATTAATGCCTTTAGCGCTTAAAGAAAGTAAAAATCGTTGGTATGTGGTTGGTTATGAATTGCAAAACGGTTTAAAAATTAATCAATTAAAAACATTTGCGTTAGACCGTATGTACCAATGCGAAGCAACTACAACTTTTGTTTTAAATAACCCCATAAACGTAGCCAATCATTTTACCGATTTTTTAGGTGTAACCACCAAGCCTTTAGATGGCTTTGCCGAAAAAGTACATGTAACCATTGAAACATCAATAGAATATGGAAAATATTTTAGTACGTTGCCCATTCATCCCTCGCAAAAAACCGAAATTATAAACGGTAAAACCATTATAAATTTACAGCTAATTCCAACTACCGAATTGGTTGCCGAACTTCTTTCGCACAACCATCAAATAAAAGTTACGCAACCCAAAAAATTAATCGAAACCATTAAAAAAATTCTTTCGCAAAACTTAAAACAATACAATTAA
- the miaB gene encoding tRNA (N6-isopentenyl adenosine(37)-C2)-methylthiotransferase MiaB, which yields MEKVIEEQKQGTSLVLDQQKNNTKKLFIESYGCQMNFSDSEIVASILANEGYNTTQNLEEADLVLVNTCSIRDKAEQTVRKRLEQYNAVKKINPAMKVGVLGCMAERLKSKFLEEEKIVDMVVGPDAYKDIPNLLKDVDEGRDAINVILSKDETYGDIAPVRLNTNGVTAFVSITRGCDNMCTFCVVPFTRGRERSREPKSIMEEIKDLHERGFKEITLLGQNVDSYLWYGGGLKKDYEKATEMQKATAVDFAQLLDMCATAYPKMRFRFSTSNPQDMHDEVIHVMAKHHNICKYIHLPVQSGSTRILHEMNRQHTREEYMALVDKIYKTIPEISLSQDMITGFPTETEEDHKDTLSLMEYVRYDFGYMFAYSERPGTLAARKMEDDVPEAVKKRRLQEIVDLQQRIAMERTKRFVGQTVEVLIEKTSKRSDAHWSGRNSQNTTVVFPKENYNVGDFVMVKIADCTSATLIGEAVGYSDMQ from the coding sequence ATGGAAAAGGTTATTGAAGAACAAAAACAAGGTACAAGCTTGGTTTTAGATCAACAAAAAAATAATACTAAAAAATTATTTATAGAAAGTTACGGTTGCCAGATGAATTTTTCTGACAGCGAAATTGTAGCTTCAATTTTAGCAAACGAAGGGTACAACACCACGCAAAACTTAGAAGAAGCTGATTTAGTTTTAGTTAACACTTGTTCTATACGCGATAAGGCCGAACAAACCGTTCGCAAACGTTTAGAGCAGTACAACGCAGTAAAAAAAATTAATCCAGCTATGAAAGTTGGTGTGTTGGGTTGTATGGCCGAACGCCTTAAAAGCAAATTTTTAGAAGAAGAAAAAATTGTGGATATGGTTGTAGGTCCCGATGCTTATAAAGACATCCCTAATTTGTTAAAAGATGTAGATGAAGGTCGCGATGCTATTAACGTAATTCTTTCTAAAGATGAAACATATGGCGATATTGCTCCGGTGCGTTTAAACACAAATGGCGTTACTGCCTTTGTATCTATTACACGTGGTTGCGACAACATGTGTACTTTTTGTGTTGTACCATTTACACGCGGGCGTGAACGCAGCCGCGAACCAAAAAGTATCATGGAAGAAATTAAAGACTTACATGAACGCGGTTTTAAAGAAATTACCTTGTTAGGCCAAAACGTAGATTCGTATTTATGGTACGGTGGCGGTTTAAAGAAAGATTACGAAAAAGCAACCGAAATGCAAAAAGCAACTGCGGTAGATTTTGCACAATTGTTAGATATGTGCGCAACTGCTTACCCAAAAATGCGTTTCCGTTTTTCTACATCAAACCCGCAAGATATGCACGATGAAGTAATTCATGTTATGGCTAAACACCACAATATTTGCAAATACATTCACTTGCCCGTACAATCAGGTTCAACACGTATTTTACATGAAATGAACCGTCAACATACCCGTGAAGAATACATGGCGTTGGTTGATAAAATTTATAAAACAATACCCGAAATTTCGTTATCGCAAGATATGATTACTGGATTCCCAACAGAAACCGAAGAAGATCACAAAGACACATTATCGTTAATGGAATATGTTCGTTACGATTTTGGATATATGTTTGCTTATTCAGAACGTCCTGGTACTTTAGCTGCCCGAAAAATGGAAGACGACGTACCTGAAGCTGTTAAAAAACGTAGATTACAAGAAATAGTAGACTTGCAACAACGCATTGCTATGGAACGCACCAAACGATTTGTAGGACAAACAGTTGAAGTGTTAATCGAAAAAACATCTAAACGATCTGACGCCCATTGGTCTGGCCGAAATTCACAAAATACAACCGTAGTTTTCCCTAAAGAAAATTATAACGTAGGCGATTTTGTTATGGTGAAGATTGCAGATTGCACATCGGCAACTTTAATTGGTGAAGCAGTTGGATATTCTGATATGCAGTAG
- a CDS encoding helix-turn-helix domain-containing protein, with protein MPKRIVFVIIWCIFFTLPFSANTQTLDPAFKKSWEQLSVDTLTNQQKLDLLDRYIEKAQRKKNKLEEYKALKKKTFLLPFNEAVLLLHKMNPLAQNLKNDSLWGDFLIRNTILYYSNRHFKEALDYAIQAEKFNAKINNLYNLNSARVDIGNIYYHTQYYQKAKDYFLLANTYYKKVHSYKHLQGYMCSLYNLGKCYWMLEDVKQLQQTIHASNEALPRLKPEDEKFEAAYLNFLKGGNAYLNKAYNQAQLFFESALPEIKKNNDLANEHIIYMYLGKIKWQQGQKEQAVAYFTKVDSLFKHHKFLNFELRETYTYLRTYYKETHQNEALLETTERLIALNQQFEKEQQHIGDVLHYQLETQQLQADKNNLQNQMQAYKLRFIGVGALTLLLFGTTVFWFLKRKKQPQTHLVSSLPIKQETPASIATTVVSNAFSIQDLQNTAVLTDKANTKAQLPPKLTATEQRLFEQLRVFENEKQFKQTITLEELALQFGTNRTTLSNFLNTHKGGYNAYLSKLRVAEVMKDLKNDKTLCGKTLQELANSYGFSNAKAFSSQFKTETGNSPLAFIKSITQTNTCV; from the coding sequence TTGCCAAAAAGAATAGTATTTGTAATTATTTGGTGTATCTTTTTTACCTTGCCTTTTAGTGCCAATACACAAACACTAGACCCTGCCTTTAAAAAAAGCTGGGAACAACTGAGTGTTGATACACTAACTAATCAGCAAAAATTAGATTTGTTAGACCGCTATATTGAAAAAGCGCAACGCAAAAAAAACAAATTAGAAGAGTATAAAGCACTTAAAAAGAAAACTTTTTTATTGCCTTTTAACGAAGCTGTTTTGTTATTACACAAAATGAATCCTTTGGCACAAAATTTAAAAAACGATAGTTTGTGGGGAGATTTTTTGATAAGAAATACTATTTTGTACTATTCTAATCGCCATTTTAAAGAAGCATTGGATTATGCCATACAAGCCGAAAAGTTTAATGCAAAAATTAATAATTTATATAATTTAAATTCTGCACGAGTAGATATAGGCAATATATACTACCATACGCAATATTACCAAAAGGCAAAAGATTATTTTTTGTTAGCCAATACCTATTATAAAAAAGTACACAGTTACAAACACTTGCAAGGGTATATGTGCAGTTTATACAATTTAGGGAAATGTTATTGGATGTTAGAAGATGTAAAACAACTACAACAAACTATTCATGCCAGTAATGAAGCGCTGCCTAGGCTTAAACCCGAAGATGAAAAATTTGAAGCAGCTTATTTGAATTTTTTAAAGGGTGGAAACGCCTATTTAAACAAAGCTTATAACCAAGCACAGTTGTTTTTTGAAAGTGCCTTGCCCGAAATTAAAAAGAACAACGATTTGGCTAACGAACATATTATTTATATGTATTTGGGCAAAATAAAATGGCAACAAGGACAAAAGGAACAAGCTGTTGCTTACTTTACTAAAGTAGATAGTTTGTTTAAGCACCATAAGTTTTTAAATTTTGAATTGCGCGAGACTTATACTTATTTGCGTACGTATTACAAAGAAACCCACCAAAACGAAGCGTTATTAGAAACTACAGAACGTTTAATTGCACTAAACCAACAGTTTGAAAAAGAACAACAGCACATTGGTGATGTATTGCATTACCAGTTAGAAACCCAACAATTACAAGCCGATAAGAACAATCTGCAAAACCAAATGCAAGCTTATAAATTGCGTTTTATAGGAGTAGGGGCGTTGACATTGCTTTTGTTTGGCACGACTGTTTTTTGGTTTTTAAAACGCAAAAAACAACCGCAAACTCATTTAGTTTCATCGTTACCAATAAAACAAGAAACACCGGCCAGTATTGCAACTACTGTTGTAAGTAACGCATTTAGTATACAAGATTTACAAAACACTGCTGTTTTAACAGATAAAGCAAATACAAAAGCACAATTGCCCCCAAAGCTAACCGCCACAGAGCAACGTTTGTTTGAACAGTTGCGTGTTTTTGAAAACGAAAAGCAATTTAAACAAACCATTACTTTAGAGGAATTGGCTTTGCAATTTGGTACCAACCGCACCACGCTTTCAAACTTTTTAAACACCCACAAAGGCGGTTACAATGCCTATTTAAGTAAATTGCGTGTGGCCGAAGTAATGAAAGATTTAAAAAACGATAAAACACTTTGCGGTAAAACATTGCAAGAATTAGCTAATAGCTACGGTTTTTCAAACGCCAAGGCATTTAGCAGCCAGTTTAAAACCGAAACAGGTAATAGTCCGCTTGCATTTATAAAAAGTATTACCCAAACAAATACATGTGTGTAA
- a CDS encoding LptE family protein, whose amino-acid sequence MKKHHILYKFTAFLFCLILSSCGAYNFTGTGKIDAETFQVNYFLNNAELVEPGIERTFTIQLQDLLVNQTSLNMTNSNADLVYEGEITQYRVSPMTATADQTAAQNRLYIAINVRFTNKRNPQDDFEKTFSHFYDFPANEQLIGPRLSTALNEIYERITQDVFNASLAKW is encoded by the coding sequence ATGAAAAAACATCACATACTATACAAATTTACCGCATTCCTTTTTTGTTTGATTTTATCAAGTTGCGGCGCGTATAATTTTACGGGAACCGGAAAAATTGATGCCGAAACCTTTCAAGTAAATTACTTTTTAAACAATGCCGAATTGGTTGAACCTGGTATTGAACGTACCTTTACCATTCAATTACAAGATTTATTGGTAAACCAAACCAGTTTAAACATGACAAACAGTAATGCCGATTTGGTTTACGAAGGCGAAATTACACAATACCGTGTGTCGCCCATGACAGCAACTGCCGACCAAACTGCCGCACAAAACCGTTTGTATATAGCTATAAATGTGCGTTTTACTAACAAAAGAAATCCGCAAGACGATTTTGAGAAAACCTTTTCGCATTTTTACGATTTCCCAGCTAATGAACAGCTTATTGGCCCACGTTTAAGCACCGCTTTAAACGAAATTTACGAACGTATAACGCAAGATGTATTTAACGCATCTTTAGCAAAATGGTAA
- a CDS encoding sigma-54 interaction domain-containing protein, translating to MENVQSIKQRFEIIGNDIKLNRALEKAIQVAPTDISVLVTGESGVGKESIPKIIHALSHRKHGKYIAVNCGAIPEGTIDSELFGHEKGAFTGAVNSREGYFEVANGGTIFLDEVGELPLTTQVRLLRVLENGEFIKVGSSKVQKTDVRIVAATNVKMFEAIEKGKFREDLYYRLSTVEINLPPLRERGDDIHLLFRKFSSDFAHKYKMPPIKLTPDAANYLIHYRWSGNIRQLRNIAEQISVIETNREIDLKTIQSYLPQRNAQLPSLIETKKAESDFSNEREILYKVLFDMKADLTDLKKLTLELMNNSNSSQVQESNKSLIQRIYGQNDETVINPNNRSIPLTEHASSPTNNNQEVLDDDDEQDYLIAETVDDEETLKLEEKEIQLIKKALERNSGKRKAAADELGISERTLYRKIKQYDL from the coding sequence ATGGAAAACGTTCAAAGCATAAAACAACGTTTTGAAATTATTGGTAACGATATTAAATTAAACCGTGCACTTGAGAAAGCAATTCAAGTTGCACCTACCGATATTTCTGTATTAGTTACAGGCGAAAGCGGCGTTGGTAAAGAAAGTATTCCTAAAATTATACATGCACTATCGCATCGCAAACACGGCAAATACATTGCTGTTAACTGCGGTGCAATACCAGAAGGAACAATAGATTCTGAATTATTTGGTCACGAAAAAGGCGCCTTCACCGGTGCTGTTAACAGCCGTGAAGGGTATTTTGAAGTAGCCAATGGCGGAACCATTTTTTTAGACGAAGTAGGTGAATTACCCTTAACAACACAAGTACGATTATTACGTGTTTTAGAAAATGGTGAATTTATAAAAGTAGGTTCATCAAAAGTACAAAAAACCGATGTTCGCATTGTTGCCGCTACAAATGTTAAAATGTTCGAAGCTATTGAAAAAGGTAAATTTCGCGAAGATTTATACTACCGCTTAAGCACTGTTGAAATAAATTTACCTCCATTGCGCGAGCGTGGCGATGATATTCATCTATTATTTCGTAAATTCTCATCGGATTTTGCGCATAAATACAAAATGCCTCCTATTAAATTAACACCCGATGCGGCTAATTATTTAATTCATTACAGATGGAGTGGAAATATTAGACAATTGCGCAACATTGCCGAACAAATTTCGGTGATTGAAACCAACCGTGAAATCGATTTAAAAACCATTCAATCGTATTTACCGCAACGCAACGCTCAACTGCCTTCGCTTATCGAAACTAAAAAAGCCGAAAGTGATTTTAGCAACGAACGTGAAATTTTATACAAGGTTTTATTTGATATGAAAGCCGATTTAACCGATTTAAAAAAACTAACGTTAGAATTAATGAACAACAGCAATTCTAGCCAAGTGCAAGAATCGAACAAATCACTCATACAACGCATTTACGGGCAAAACGACGAAACAGTAATCAACCCAAACAATCGTTCCATTCCATTAACAGAGCACGCATCAAGCCCAACAAACAACAACCAAGAAGTTTTAGATGATGATGACGAGCAAGATTATTTAATTGCCGAAACGGTTGATGACGAAGAAACGCTTAAATTAGAAGAAAAAGAAATTCAACTAATAAAAAAAGCATTAGAACGCAACAGCGGAAAACGCAAAGCTGCCGCCGATGAGTTAGGTATTTCGGAACGAACCTTGTATCGAAAAATAAAACAATACGATTTGTAA